Proteins from a genomic interval of Chroococcidiopsis thermalis PCC 7203:
- a CDS encoding adenylosuccinate synthase, with protein MANVIVIGAQWGDEGKGKVTDLLSRSADIVVRYQGGVNAGHTIVVQDQTFKLHLIPSGILYPKTECIIGCGTVIDPKVLIEELDRLESLDISTDNLFISETAHVTMPYHRLIDRAAEERRGNYKIGTTGRGIGPTYADKSERTGIRVLDLMDSVGLREQLQWAIEYKNVILEKLYNLPPLDPEAVIDEYLGYAERLRSHVVDTSLKIYDAIQRRRNILFEGAQGTLLDLDHGTYPYVTSSNPVAGGACVGTGVGPTAIDRVIGVAKAYTTRVGEGPFPTELDGQLGELLCDRGAEFGTTTGRQRRCGWFDATIGRYAVRVNGIDCLAITKLDVLDTLEEIKVCVAYEIDGDRYEHFPRNARQFAKVRPIYKTLPGWQRSTADCRTLDDLPRQALDYLKFLAELMEVPIAIVSLGASRDQTIIVEDPIHGPKRALLHADGTPVSAS; from the coding sequence TTGGCTAACGTCATTGTTATAGGAGCCCAGTGGGGCGATGAAGGAAAAGGAAAGGTCACGGATTTACTCAGTCGCTCCGCTGACATTGTGGTTCGTTACCAAGGGGGAGTCAACGCCGGACACACGATTGTCGTCCAAGATCAGACTTTCAAGCTGCATCTGATTCCCTCTGGAATTCTGTATCCTAAAACAGAATGCATTATTGGCTGCGGTACGGTCATCGACCCAAAAGTTTTGATTGAGGAACTCGATCGGCTAGAAAGTTTAGATATTTCTACAGATAACTTGTTTATCTCTGAAACCGCTCATGTCACCATGCCTTATCATCGGCTGATCGATCGCGCGGCAGAAGAGAGACGGGGTAATTATAAAATTGGCACGACAGGGCGAGGAATTGGACCCACCTATGCCGATAAATCAGAACGGACGGGGATTCGAGTTCTCGATTTAATGGATTCGGTAGGACTGCGAGAACAGTTACAGTGGGCGATCGAATATAAAAATGTCATTCTCGAAAAACTTTACAATCTACCACCTTTAGATCCAGAAGCCGTCATTGACGAATATTTGGGTTACGCAGAACGCTTGCGTTCCCACGTAGTCGATACCTCGCTGAAAATTTACGACGCGATTCAACGGCGGCGAAATATATTATTTGAAGGCGCTCAAGGTACGCTGCTGGATCTCGACCACGGCACTTATCCCTACGTCACCTCCTCTAACCCCGTCGCGGGAGGGGCTTGCGTTGGGACAGGGGTAGGTCCCACGGCAATCGACCGCGTGATTGGCGTAGCAAAGGCTTACACGACGCGGGTAGGAGAAGGTCCATTCCCCACAGAATTAGACGGACAACTAGGGGAACTATTGTGCGATCGCGGGGCAGAATTTGGTACGACTACCGGAAGGCAACGGCGCTGCGGTTGGTTTGATGCCACCATCGGTCGCTATGCCGTGCGAGTGAACGGCATAGACTGCTTGGCAATTACGAAGTTAGATGTCCTCGACACGCTCGAAGAAATCAAAGTTTGTGTCGCCTACGAAATAGATGGCGATCGCTACGAACACTTCCCTCGCAACGCCCGCCAATTTGCCAAAGTCCGCCCGATTTATAAAACTTTACCAGGATGGCAGCGATCGACAGCTGATTGTCGCACGTTAGACGATCTACCCAGACAAGCGCTCGATTACCTGAAATTTCTGGCAGAGTTAATGGAAGTACCGATCGCGATCGTCTCTCTCGGCGCTAGCCGCGACCAAACTATCATCGTGGAAGACCCAATCCACGGACCTAAACGTGCTTTATTGCACGCTGACGGCACGCCCGTCTCAGCTAGCTAA